A window from Deltaproteobacteria bacterium encodes these proteins:
- a CDS encoding EutN/CcmL family microcompartment protein, producing MHLARVIGSVVATRKEEELEGLKFLLLEHANPKGEGRESYVVAIDAVGAGAGDLVMYASGSSARQTAVTKDRPVDATVMAIVDQIEDQGALAYSKSDDS from the coding sequence GTGCATTTAGCTCGAGTCATAGGCAGCGTCGTTGCAACCCGCAAAGAAGAAGAGCTTGAAGGTTTAAAGTTTCTTCTCCTTGAGCACGCCAACCCAAAGGGTGAGGGACGTGAATCTTATGTGGTTGCGATTGACGCCGTTGGCGCAGGCGCTGGAGATCTTGTGATGTATGCATCCGGGTCATCGGCACGCCAAACGGCTGTCACCAAAGACCGCCCCGTGGATGCTACTGTTATGGCCATTGTGGACCAGATAGAAGACCAGGGCGCTTTGGCTTACTCTAAATCTGACGATTCCTAA